The genomic DNA CAGCCAGGGACCAAGGCGAGCATCATGACCACCCAGAAAGCGGGAATAAGGGTACGCACGCCACCGGACATATGCACCTCCTCCTTCTGCAGTCCTCGCTCCTTCATATTGTAAAGGATTTCAGCTCAGCTGAAAAGTGCTGACCGATATGATAAAATTTGTTCAACAAACCGCACACCCGGAGAGGACAATGACCGCACCTGCTGCAAGAGCTGCAGCCACGAGAGAGTGGGGGCACTATAAGACCATCGAGCTCTTCTTTCCTGTTTCGGATTTCCGCGCCTATGTTGTCGTCGATAATGTCGCACTCGGCCCGGCTATCGGGGGCGTGAGGGTCGCCCCTGATGTGACCCTCGACGAGGTAAAACGCCTCGCCAGGACCATGACCCTGAAGAACTCCATTGCCGGCCTCCCCCACGGAGGCGCGAAAGCGGGCATTATAATGGACCCCCGGAGCCCCCGGAAGGAGCACTGCTTCAGAATCTTCGCCCGGGCCATCGAGGATCTGCGCGAATATATTCCCGGCCCCGACCTGGGGAGCAACGAGGCGTGCATGGCATGGATCCATGACGAGACCGGAAGGGCATCGGGGCTTCCCGAGGAGATCGGCGGTCTCCCCCTCGACCGGCTCGGCGCCACGGGGTTCGGCCTCGCCGCCTGCGCGGAGGTAGCCTGTATCCACCTCAGGATGAATCTCAACGGCGCGAAGGTCGCTATAGAGGGCTTCGGCAGCGTGGGCAGGATGGCGGCACGGTTCCTTTCCGAGCGGGGGGCCGTCATTGTCGCTGTCAGCGATACCAAAGGAACGGTAGCCGATCCCTTCGGTATCGACATCACGAGGCTCATGGAGGTCAAGGACGCGACCGGGAGCGTCGTCAGCTACAAGCCCGCTGCGGTCAAAGAAGTGAATGCGCTGTTTGCGGAACAGTGCGACATCCTCATCCCCGCAGCCCGGCCCGATGTGATCAACAGCAGCAATGTCGACCTTATCAAGGCGAAGCTGATCCTGCAGGGTGCCAATATCCCGGCGACGAGGGAGGCGGAAGATATCCTCCATAAGCGCGGGACTCTCTCGGTACCCGACTTCATCGCCAATGCAGGCGGCGTCATCATGGCAGCCATGGAATATGCAGGGAAGACGGAGCAGGAGGCCTTCGCCGCCATCGCGGAACGCATAAAAAAGAATACCCGGCTCATCCTCGAAAGGGCCTCGCGCGAGAATGTCCCTCCCCGCGATGCGGCAGAGGCCATTGCAGGAGAACGGGTGCGGACAGCCATGGCCTACCGCAGGATCTCATAGAGGGGCGGCGCTCATGCGCCGTGAAGCATGCTCTTGATCGTGCGCATGAGCAGTTTCGTATCCAGGGGCTTCGGCATGAAGTGCAGCCCTTCTTCGCATATGCCGCGAGACGTGAGCATATCCTGCGGGTAACCGCTTACGAAGATCGCCTTGACCGCAGGATTAATCGCCCTGAGGCGCTCGTAGGCCTCTTTCCCGCTCTGCCGGGGCATGACGATATCGAAGATGACCATAACGATGCGTCCCCCCTGCTCCTCGTATTTCCTGACGGCATCCACGCCGTTCGCTGCCGTCATGACGGTGTAGCCGCATCCCTCGAGCGTCTCCTTCAGGAATTCCCGTACGGTTTCGTCGTCTTCGGCGACGAGAATGGTCTCGTCTCCCCTGACGTCCGTCTCGTCTCCCGCTGCCTCGACAGCGCACCCCGCTCCCTCACCGTCGCCCTCTGTCGCGGGCAGGCTTATTCTGAAGGTGGTCCCCCTTCCCTTCTCGCTGCTGATGGCGACCGCTCCGCCGTGCTGGTTGACGATACCGTACACCATGGCGAGCCCGAGACCGGTCCCCTTATCCTTTCCTTTCGTGGTGAAGAAGGGCTCGAAAACGTGCGGCAGATCCGCCCGGTCTATGCCGACGCCGGTATCGCTTATTGAAAGCACCATATACCGGCCGGTACGCACCCCGTGCTTCATCGCGAAATCGTCATCGATCGTTTCCGCTGCGGTCGCTATCGCCAGGACGCCTCCGGTGGGCATCGCGTCACGCGCATTGGTGATCAGGTTCATCAGCACCTGCTCGATCTGGTGGGGGTCGGCAAAGACGGGGAACTCCTCTTCCGAGTAGGAAATGGCAAGCTCGATGTCCTCGCCGATAAGGCTCTTGAAAAGGCCGGCAATCTCTTTTATTACCTGGTTGAGACTGATGACAGCGGGCTTCATGATCTGTTTGCGGCTGAAGGCCAGGAGGCTCGAGGTGAGCCGCTGCGCCCGCTCCGAAGCGTTCAGCACATGCCGGACATACCGGC from Nitrospirota bacterium includes the following:
- a CDS encoding Glu/Leu/Phe/Val dehydrogenase, translated to MTAPAARAAATREWGHYKTIELFFPVSDFRAYVVVDNVALGPAIGGVRVAPDVTLDEVKRLARTMTLKNSIAGLPHGGAKAGIIMDPRSPRKEHCFRIFARAIEDLREYIPGPDLGSNEACMAWIHDETGRASGLPEEIGGLPLDRLGATGFGLAACAEVACIHLRMNLNGAKVAIEGFGSVGRMAARFLSERGAVIVAVSDTKGTVADPFGIDITRLMEVKDATGSVVSYKPAAVKEVNALFAEQCDILIPAARPDVINSSNVDLIKAKLILQGANIPATREAEDILHKRGTLSVPDFIANAGGVIMAAMEYAGKTEQEAFAAIAERIKKNTRLILERASRENVPPRDAAEAIAGERVRTAMAYRRIS